A region of Cheilinus undulatus linkage group 10, ASM1832078v1, whole genome shotgun sequence DNA encodes the following proteins:
- the rnf4 gene encoding RING finger protein 4 isoform X2 → MSSSAPRKRRAAGSPLVSRPGVKTCRATSTRRRANANRVANANRMANRIANASTAPDGDSPPSTETIDVMDNTEDSVEEVVDLTCESSETTVVDLTNNDSLLDEGPQNQRVSTGESYVVSSDEDEDTPPVHNAMIMSCLHSNSSSRSTPGTISCPVCLDSYSEIVESGRLVVSTKCGHVFCSQCLRDSLTSSHTCPTCRKKLTHRQYHPLYI, encoded by the exons ATGAGCAGCtct GCTCCTAGGAAGAGGAGGGCAGCAGGAAGTCCTCTTGTGTCCCGACCTGGCGTTAAGACCTGCAGAGCGACTAGCACTAGGAGGAGGGCTAATGCTAACAgagtagctaatgctaacagaaTGGCTAACAGGATAGCTAATGCTAGCACAGCTCCTGATGGTGATTCGCCGCCCTCCACAGAGACCATTGATGTGATGGACAACACCGAGGACA GTGTTGAGGAAGTGGTGGACCTGACCTGTGAGAGCTCAGAGACGACCGTGGTGGACCTGACCAACAACGACTCT CTGCTGGATGAAG GTCCTCAGAACCAAAGAGTCTCCACAGGAGAAAGTTATGTAGTcagcagtgatgaagatgaggaCACACCCCCTGTTCACAACGCCATGATTATGTCCTGTCTACACTCAAACAGCTCCTCCAG GTCGACTCCAGGGACCATCAGCTGTCCTGTCTGTCTGGACTCGTACTCTGAG ATCGTCGAGAGCGGCCGATTGGTTGTTTCCACTAAATGTGGTCACGTGTTCTGTAGCCAGTGTCTCAGAGACTCTCTGACATCATCACACACCTGTCCTACCTGCAGAAAGAAACTAACCCACCGACAGTACCACCCCCTCTACATCTGA
- the rnf4 gene encoding RING finger protein 4 isoform X1: protein MSSSAPRKRRAAGSPLVSRPGVKTCRATSTRRRANANRVANANRMANRIANASTAPDGDSPPSTETIDVMDNTEDSVEEVVDLTCESSETTVVDLTNNDSVLLLDEGPQNQRVSTGESYVVSSDEDEDTPPVHNAMIMSCLHSNSSSRSTPGTISCPVCLDSYSEIVESGRLVVSTKCGHVFCSQCLRDSLTSSHTCPTCRKKLTHRQYHPLYI from the exons ATGAGCAGCtct GCTCCTAGGAAGAGGAGGGCAGCAGGAAGTCCTCTTGTGTCCCGACCTGGCGTTAAGACCTGCAGAGCGACTAGCACTAGGAGGAGGGCTAATGCTAACAgagtagctaatgctaacagaaTGGCTAACAGGATAGCTAATGCTAGCACAGCTCCTGATGGTGATTCGCCGCCCTCCACAGAGACCATTGATGTGATGGACAACACCGAGGACA GTGTTGAGGAAGTGGTGGACCTGACCTGTGAGAGCTCAGAGACGACCGTGGTGGACCTGACCAACAACGACTCTGTACTG CTGCTGGATGAAG GTCCTCAGAACCAAAGAGTCTCCACAGGAGAAAGTTATGTAGTcagcagtgatgaagatgaggaCACACCCCCTGTTCACAACGCCATGATTATGTCCTGTCTACACTCAAACAGCTCCTCCAG GTCGACTCCAGGGACCATCAGCTGTCCTGTCTGTCTGGACTCGTACTCTGAG ATCGTCGAGAGCGGCCGATTGGTTGTTTCCACTAAATGTGGTCACGTGTTCTGTAGCCAGTGTCTCAGAGACTCTCTGACATCATCACACACCTGTCCTACCTGCAGAAAGAAACTAACCCACCGACAGTACCACCCCCTCTACATCTGA
- the sqstm1 gene encoding sequestosome-1, whose protein sequence is MSVTVKAYLLGKDEAVKEVRRFTVDPGVSTSFEYLSRKTAGVFTCLKNDGFNMFYRDEDGDLVAFSSDDELMMGLACMKDATFRIFIKERKEHRRDFPLHAFPPFAFGHPPPPLHPLGPHQGPPPHMTPPPALHPNVTCDGCEGSVIGTRFKCTVCPDYDLCSTCQAQGKHTEHALLPIWHPLQWFPRGRWMKKMRHCMWNQNLNQNQNRPQDQDQAGPSKPASEADAPSASQAGVDFLKNIGEGVAAMLSPLGIDVDIDVEHEGQRTKVTPPTQSGAERDVEMTEASSEGGASKDGGTNGEDRASKESRTNSEGGATCEDGANQQDELGDGDGASDKSKGSKDSDEEWTHLSPREVDPSTGELQDQGLPGPPPGPPGPTGLREAALYPHLPQEADPRLVESLSSMLSMGFTDEGGWLTRLLQAKNFDIGAALDAIQYAKQPRPHQP, encoded by the exons ATGTCCGTGACGGTGAAAGCTTACCTGTTGGGTAAAGACGAGGCCGTGAAGGAAGTCCGGAGGTTCACCGTGGATCCAGGTGTGTCCACGAGCTTCGAATACCTGAGCAGGAAGACGGCAGGTGTGTTTACCTGTCTGAAGAACGATGGCTTCAATATGTTCTATAGAG ATGAAGATGGCGACCTGGTGGCGTTCTCCTCTGATGACGAGCTGATGATGGGTCTGGCCTGTATGAAGGACGCTACGTTCCGTATCTTCATCAAAG aGAGGAAGGAGCACCGCAGAGACTTCCCTCTCCACGCCTTCCCACCTTTTGCCTTTGGtcacccccctcctcctcttcacccCCTTGGACCCCATCAGGGGCCCCCCCCTCACATGACCCCACCCCCGGCCCTCCACCCCAACGTGACCTGTGATGGTTGTGAGGGCTCTGTGATCGGGACCCGCTTCAAGTGCACCGTGTGTCCCGACTACGACCTGTGCTCCACCTGCCAGGCTCAAGGGAAGCACACTGAGCATGCTCTGCTGCCCATTTGGCACCCACTGCAG TGGTTCCCTCGTGGCCGCTGGATGAAGAAGATGAGACACTGCATGTGGAACCAGAACCTGAACCAAAACCAGAACCGTCctcaggaccaggaccaggctGGACCCAGCAAACCAGCCTCTGAAGCTGATGCCCCCTCAG CGTCTCAGGCAGGTGTGGACTTCCTGAAGAACATCGGAGAGGGCGTGGCCGCCATGTTGAGCCCACTGG GTATTGACGTGGACATCGACGTGGAGCATGAAGGCCAGAGGACCAAAGTGACCCCGCCTACTCAGAGCGGTGCTGAGAGAGATGTGGAGATGACCGAGGCGAGCAGTGAGGGCGGGGCCAGCAAGGATGGCGGAACCAATGGCGAGGACAGGGCTAGCAAAGAGAGCAGGACCAACAGTGAGGGCGGAGCTACCTGCGAAGACGGGGCTAATCAGCAAGATGAATTGGGCGATGGTGATGGAGCCAGCGACAAGTCAAAG GGGAGCAAAGACTCTGATGAGGAGTGGACTCATCTGAGCCCCCGTGAGGTCGACCCGTCCACTGGAGAGCTGCAAGACCAGGGCCTCCCAGGGCCCCCACCAGGACCACCAGGACCAACAGGCCTGAGAGAGGCGGCTCTATACCCTCACCTGCCTCAAG AGGCCGACCCCCGTCTGGTGGAGTCTCTCTCTTCCATGCTGTCCATGGGTTTCACCGATGAGGGCGGCTGGCTCACTCGTCTCCTTCAGGCCAAAAACTTCGACATCGGCGCCGCCCTGGATGCCATCCAGTACGCCAAACAGCCCCGCCCACATCAACCGTGA
- the LOC121516455 gene encoding MRN complex-interacting protein has protein sequence MVQVFHVVRCFSCQSFQVQQVKKVKKWSCKLCGEKQTLVKEFGRGSGADCRRHVQKLNAMRGAVLEEQEHAAWSLWEQAEEEAEPEEEQQVSHTQVSRWSKYLANPEEAEAEEDEDGLFDRKQLHGNGMNERKRKRGGAPSCSPEQEDTPPPTRTSIASQNQSCLYTEKAPPTRQVVPPADHLPPPSKRLTPPSAGSGCVSRWARFIGSEQREGEDSQGIGLDPSVGGASVSPDSDVIGQTLPVHRPRLLSPFSPLFDSGEDFMIDDFL, from the exons ATGGTCCAGGTGTTTCACGTCGTCAGGTGTTTCTCCTGTCAGAGCTTCCAGGTTCAACAG gtgAAGAAGGTGAAGAAGTGGAGCTGTAAGCTATGTGGAGAGAAACAGACGCTGGTCAAG GAGTTTGGGCGGGGCTCTGGGGCTGACTGCAGGCGCCATGTTCAGAAGCTGAATGCCATGAGAGGAGCTGTGTTGGAGGAGCAGGAGCATGCAGCCTGGTCACTATG GGAGCAAGCAGAGGAGGAGGCGGAGCctgaggaggagcagcag GTGAGTCACACTCAGGTGAGCCGCTGGAGTAAATACCTTGCCAACCCCGAGGAGGCGGAGGctgaggaagatgaggatggtTTGTTTGACAGGAAGCAGCTCCATGGCAACGGCATGAATGAAAG gaagaggaagagaggaggggcTCCCAGCTGCTCACCTGAACAG GAGGACACGCCCCCTCCTACCAGGACCAGCATAGCCAGCCAGAACCAGTCCTGCCTCTACACAGAGAAGGCTCCTCCCACCAGACAGGTGGTCCCTCCCGCCGATCACCTGCCCCCTCCCTCTAAACGGCTGACTCCTCCCTCTGCAGGTAGTGGGTGCGTCTCCAGGTGGGCTCGTTTCATTGGCTCTGAacagagggagggggaggattCTCAGGGCATTGGCTTGGATCCTTCTGTGGGCGGAGCTTCTGTTTCGCCTGACTCTGATGTCATTGGTCAGACCCTACCTGTCCACAGACCCCGTCTCCTAAGTCCATTCTCCCCCCTATTTGATAGTGGGGAGGACTTTATGATTGATGACTTCCTGTAG
- the LOC121516070 gene encoding TBC1 domain family member 9B isoform X1, which yields MWIHPEEVLLAGALWVSERANPFFILQRRKGHGRGGGLSGLLVGTLDVVLDSSARVAPYRILLQTADSQVYWNIACGSSRKEITEHWDWLESNLLQTISIFDNDEDVTTFVKGKISGIIAEESRLNQTDEQEEDCGKFREAELKMRKLFGMPDEEKLVNYYSCSYWKGRVPRQGWVYLSVNHLCFYSFLLGKEVTLVVPWMEVTQLEKNATLVFPESVRVSTRHTEHFFSMFLNINDTFKLMEQLANIAMRQLLDNEAFAADRSLPKPAKTLKNVSALKRDLDARAKNERYRTMFRLTQDERLDGHTDCTLWTPFAKMHVVGQLFISNNYICFNSREEDLCQLIIPLREVSIVEKADSSSVLPCPVSISTKNKMNFLFANLKDRDFLVQRISDFLQRTPDSSWGDTNPLSLLGNSASAAANSNHKGQHFHPGLPTATQGLLQLYHRDAPEDLGPKAMKEKMKEESWNIHFSEFGRGVCMYRTSKTRELVLNGIPERLRGELWMLFSGAQNEMAAHPGYYGDLVEQAMGLCSLATEEIERDLHRSMPEHRAFQNETGIAALRRVLTAYAHRNPGIGYCQAMNIVTSVLLLYCPEEEAFWLLVALCERMLPDYYNTRVVGALVDQGVFEELTRAFLPLLYERMKELGVISTISLSWFLTLFLSVMPFDSAVLLVDCFFYEGIKVIFQVALAVLGDNMNALLGCSDEGEAMTILGRYLDNVVNKQTVAPPIPHLHALLTSGDEPPPEIDVFDLIKSSYEKYGSLRSDVIEQMRFKQRLKVIQSLEDTAKRSVVRAMMTESAFSIEELEELYCLFKSKHMTSCYWGSSSSAADRHDPSLPYLEQYRIDPAQFSQLFAALAPWVCGGHTPMLSARLFRLLDQNGDGLINFKEFITGLSGMYHGDMTEKLKLLYKLHLPPALCPEEAESALEATNFFTEDSRESSVPSDLDTPGQQEVISGEEVKEGGGDGEERKAGEERAKDYRYYLRMWAKEKEPKTETIKDLPRINQEQFIDLCKTLYNMFSEEPGEQQLYHSIATVASLLLRIGEVGKKFNNGSRRTDNPVQAQPPEPATEEECSGDSQVCRALAEAQLEPAAPPTSDEEGKDDTSVSSYSVVSSGSLQCEDIADDTVLVGSGEQRRGSVLDVDWSITFEQVLASLLTEPPLVDYFERKRDIQSKMAACKAQRAVERQTSSTSDHELAQHSV from the exons TCCTCCAGGAAAGAGATCACGGAGCACTGGGATTGGCTGGAGAGCAACCTGCTGCAGACCATCTCCATTTTTGACAACGATGAGGATGTGACCACGTTCGTCAAAGGAAAAATCTCT GGAATCATTGCTGAGGAGAGCCGGCTCAATCAGACGGATGAACAGGAGGAGGATTGTGGGAAGTTTAGGGAGGCAGAGCTGAAGATGAGGAAGCTGTTTGGAATGCCTGATGAAGAGAAGCTGGTGAACTATTACTCCTGCAGCTACTGGAAGGGCAGAGTGCCACGGCAAGGCTGGGTTTACCTGTCCGTCAACCACCTGTGCTTCTACTCCTTTCTGCTGGGCAAGGAGG TGACCCTGGTGGTACCGTGGATGGAGGTGACCCAGCTAGAGAAAAATGCCACTCTGGTGTTCCCAGAAAGCGTTCGAGTCAGCACACGTCACACTGAACATTTCTTCTCCATGTTCCTGAACATTAACGATACCTTTAAACTCATGGAGCAGCTTGCTAACATAGCCATGCGTCAGCTGCTCGACAACGAGGCATTCGCTGCAGACCGCTCGCTCCCCAAACCAGCTAAGACGCTGAAGAACGTCTCTGCTTTGAAGAG GGATTTGGATGCAAGGGCAAAGAATGAACGCTATCGGACAATGTTCCGGCTGACACAGGATGAGCGTTTAGATGGACACACAGACTGCACGCTGTGGACACCGTTCGCTAAGATGCATGTGGTGGGACAGCTGTTCATCTCCAACAACTATATCTGTTTtaacagcagagaggaggatctgTGTCAACTCATCATTCCATTAAGAGAG GTGTCCATCGTGGAGAAGGCGGACAGCAGCAGTGTCCTGCCGTGCCCCGTCTCTATCAGCACCAAGAACAAGATGAACTTCCTGTTCGCCAACCTCAAGGACcgggacttcctggttcagcgAATCTCAGATTTCCTGCAGCGAACTCCAGACAGCTCATGGGGTGACACGAACCCGCTGTCTCTGCTTGGTAACTCG GCATCTGCAGCAGCTAACTCTAACCACAAGGGTCAGCACTTCCACCCTGGCCTGCCAACAGCCACTCAGGGCCTGCTGCAGCTCTACCACCGGGATGCCCCTGAGGACCTGGGGCCCAAAGCT ATGAAGGAGAAGATGAAGGAGGAGTCGTGGAATATTCACTTCTCTGAGTTTGGACGAGGAGTCTGCATGTACAGAACGTCTAAAACCCGAGAACTCGTCCTCAATGGCATTCCAGAACGTCTGAGAGGAGAGCTATGGATGCTGTTCTCAG GTGCCCAGAATGAGATGGCAGCTCATCCTGGTTACTATGGTGACCTGGTGGAGCAGGCCATGGGATTGTGCTCATTGGCTACTGAGGAGATCGAGCGTGACCTTCACCGCTCCATGCCGGAGCACCGAGCCTTCCAGAACGAGACTGGAATTGCTGCTCTGCGCCGCGTCCTTACTGCTTACGCCCACCGAAACCCGGGCATTGGATACTGTCAG GCCATGAACATTGTGACTTCAGTGCTGCTGCTCTACTGTCCAGAGGAGGAAGCCTTCTGGCTGTTGGTGGCGCTCTGTGAACGCATGCTGCCTGACTACTACAACACCAGGGTTGTAG GAGCTCTGGTTGACCAGGGTGTCTTCGAGGAGCTCACCCGGGCCTTCCTCCCGCTGCTGTATGAACGTATGAAGGAGCTTGGCGTGATCTCCACCATCAGCCTCTCCTGGTTCCtcactctcttcctctctgtgatgCCGTTCGACAGCGCCGTCTTATTGGTTGACTGCTTCTTCTATGAGGGCATCAAGGTCATCTTCCAG GTGGCACTCGCTGTTCTCGGTGATAACATGAACGCTTTGCTGGGCTGCAGTGATGAGGGCGAGGCCATGACCATCCTGGGACG GTACCTGGATAACGTGGTCAACAAACAGACTGTGGCCCCGCCCATTCCTCACCTGCATGCCCTGCTGACAAGTGGAGATGAACCTCCACCTGAGATCGACGTCTTTGACCTCATCAAGTCCTCCTATGAG AAATACGGCAGCCTGCGCTCTGATGTCATCGAGCAGATGAGGTTCAAGCAGAGGTTAAAGGTCATCCAGTCCCTGGAGGACACTGCTAAGAGGAGCGTG GTCCGGGCTATGATGACGGAGTCTGCTTTTAGTATcgaggagctggaggagctcTACTGTCTCTTTAAG TCCAAACACATGACCAGCTGTTACTGGGGCTCCAGCAGCTCAGCGGCTGACCGTCATGACCCCAGTCTGCCCTACCTGGAGCAGTACCGCATAGACCCCGCCCAGTTCAGTCAGCTGTTTGCGGCGCTGGCACCCTGGGTCTGTGGAGGCCACACCCCCATGCTGTCCGCCCGCCTCTTCAGATTGCTGGACCAGAACGGGGACGGACTGATCAACTTCAAAGAGTTCATCACGGGACTGA GTGGGATGTATCACGGAGACATGACGGAGAAACTGAAGCTTCTTTATAAGCTCCACCTTCCACCAG CTCTGTGTCCGGAGGAGGCTGAGTCTGCCCTCGAAGCCACAAACTTCTTCACTGAGGACAGTCGAG AATCTTCTGTCCCGTCTGATTTGGACACTCCAGGGCAGCAGGAAGTGATCTCAG GTGAGGAGGTTAAAGAAGGAGGTGGGGACGGCGAAGAAAGGAAAG CTGGTGAGGAGCGTGCAAAGGACTACAGATACTACCTGAGGATGTGGGCCAAAGAGAAAGAACCAAAGACAGAGACCATCAAAGACCTGCCCAGGATCAACCAG gaGCAGTTCATCGACCTCTGTAAGACACTCTATAACATGTTCAGTGAGGAGCCTGGCGAGCAGCAGCTCTACCACTCCATCGCCACCGTGGCCAGCCTGCTGCTCCGGATCGGAGAGGTTGGGAAGAAATTCAATAATGGCAGCAGGAGAACAGACAACCCTGTACAGGCCCAGCCTCCTGAACCTGCCACTGAGGAAGAGTGTTCAGGTGATTCTCAGGTGTGCCGGGCTCTGGCGGAGGCTCAGCTGGAGCCGGCCGCCCCACCGACGTCTGACGAGGAGGGGAAGGATGACACATCAGTGTCCTCGTACTCGGTGGTCAGCTCCGGCTCGCTTCAGTGTGAGGACATCGCCGACGACACCGTTCTGGTGGGCAGCGGCGAGCAGAGGCGAGGCAGCGTGCTTGACGTGGATTGGTCCATCACTTTCGAACAGGTTCTGGCCTCACTGCTGACAGAGCCGCCACTGGTCGACTATTTTGAGAGGAAGAGGGACATCCAGAGCAAGATGGCCGCCTGTAAGGCCCAGCGTGCCGTGGAGCGTCAGACAAGCTCCACATCCGACCACGAACTTGCCCAGCACTCCGTCTGA
- the LOC121516070 gene encoding TBC1 domain family member 9B isoform X2: MWIHPEEVLLAGALWVSERANPFFILQRRKGHGRGGGLSGLLVGTLDVVLDSSARVAPYRILLQTADSQVYWNIACGSSRKEITEHWDWLESNLLQTISIFDNDEDVTTFVKGKISGIIAEESRLNQTDEQEEDCGKFREAELKMRKLFGMPDEEKLVNYYSCSYWKGRVPRQGWVYLSVNHLCFYSFLLGKEVTLVVPWMEVTQLEKNATLVFPESVRVSTRHTEHFFSMFLNINDTFKLMEQLANIAMRQLLDNEAFAADRSLPKPAKTLKNVSALKRDLDARAKNERYRTMFRLTQDERLDGHTDCTLWTPFAKMHVVGQLFISNNYICFNSREEDLCQLIIPLREVSIVEKADSSSVLPCPVSISTKNKMNFLFANLKDRDFLVQRISDFLQRTPDSSWGDTNPLSLLGNSASAAANSNHKGQHFHPGLPTATQGLLQLYHRDAPEDLGPKAMKEKMKEESWNIHFSEFGRGVCMYRTSKTRELVLNGIPERLRGELWMLFSGAQNEMAAHPGYYGDLVEQAMGLCSLATEEIERDLHRSMPEHRAFQNETGIAALRRVLTAYAHRNPGIGYCQAMNIVTSVLLLYCPEEEAFWLLVALCERMLPDYYNTRVVGALVDQGVFEELTRAFLPLLYERMKELGVISTISLSWFLTLFLSVMPFDSAVLLVDCFFYEGIKVIFQVALAVLGDNMNALLGCSDEGEAMTILGRYLDNVVNKQTVAPPIPHLHALLTSGDEPPPEIDVFDLIKSSYEKYGSLRSDVIEQMRFKQRLKVIQSLEDTAKRSVVRAMMTESAFSIEELEELYCLFKSKHMTSCYWGSSSSAADRHDPSLPYLEQYRIDPAQFSQLFAALAPWVCGGHTPMLSARLFRLLDQNGDGLINFKEFITGLSGMYHGDMTEKLKLLYKLHLPPALCPEEAESALEATNFFTEDSRGEEVKEGGGDGEERKAGEERAKDYRYYLRMWAKEKEPKTETIKDLPRINQEQFIDLCKTLYNMFSEEPGEQQLYHSIATVASLLLRIGEVGKKFNNGSRRTDNPVQAQPPEPATEEECSGDSQVCRALAEAQLEPAAPPTSDEEGKDDTSVSSYSVVSSGSLQCEDIADDTVLVGSGEQRRGSVLDVDWSITFEQVLASLLTEPPLVDYFERKRDIQSKMAACKAQRAVERQTSSTSDHELAQHSV, from the exons TCCTCCAGGAAAGAGATCACGGAGCACTGGGATTGGCTGGAGAGCAACCTGCTGCAGACCATCTCCATTTTTGACAACGATGAGGATGTGACCACGTTCGTCAAAGGAAAAATCTCT GGAATCATTGCTGAGGAGAGCCGGCTCAATCAGACGGATGAACAGGAGGAGGATTGTGGGAAGTTTAGGGAGGCAGAGCTGAAGATGAGGAAGCTGTTTGGAATGCCTGATGAAGAGAAGCTGGTGAACTATTACTCCTGCAGCTACTGGAAGGGCAGAGTGCCACGGCAAGGCTGGGTTTACCTGTCCGTCAACCACCTGTGCTTCTACTCCTTTCTGCTGGGCAAGGAGG TGACCCTGGTGGTACCGTGGATGGAGGTGACCCAGCTAGAGAAAAATGCCACTCTGGTGTTCCCAGAAAGCGTTCGAGTCAGCACACGTCACACTGAACATTTCTTCTCCATGTTCCTGAACATTAACGATACCTTTAAACTCATGGAGCAGCTTGCTAACATAGCCATGCGTCAGCTGCTCGACAACGAGGCATTCGCTGCAGACCGCTCGCTCCCCAAACCAGCTAAGACGCTGAAGAACGTCTCTGCTTTGAAGAG GGATTTGGATGCAAGGGCAAAGAATGAACGCTATCGGACAATGTTCCGGCTGACACAGGATGAGCGTTTAGATGGACACACAGACTGCACGCTGTGGACACCGTTCGCTAAGATGCATGTGGTGGGACAGCTGTTCATCTCCAACAACTATATCTGTTTtaacagcagagaggaggatctgTGTCAACTCATCATTCCATTAAGAGAG GTGTCCATCGTGGAGAAGGCGGACAGCAGCAGTGTCCTGCCGTGCCCCGTCTCTATCAGCACCAAGAACAAGATGAACTTCCTGTTCGCCAACCTCAAGGACcgggacttcctggttcagcgAATCTCAGATTTCCTGCAGCGAACTCCAGACAGCTCATGGGGTGACACGAACCCGCTGTCTCTGCTTGGTAACTCG GCATCTGCAGCAGCTAACTCTAACCACAAGGGTCAGCACTTCCACCCTGGCCTGCCAACAGCCACTCAGGGCCTGCTGCAGCTCTACCACCGGGATGCCCCTGAGGACCTGGGGCCCAAAGCT ATGAAGGAGAAGATGAAGGAGGAGTCGTGGAATATTCACTTCTCTGAGTTTGGACGAGGAGTCTGCATGTACAGAACGTCTAAAACCCGAGAACTCGTCCTCAATGGCATTCCAGAACGTCTGAGAGGAGAGCTATGGATGCTGTTCTCAG GTGCCCAGAATGAGATGGCAGCTCATCCTGGTTACTATGGTGACCTGGTGGAGCAGGCCATGGGATTGTGCTCATTGGCTACTGAGGAGATCGAGCGTGACCTTCACCGCTCCATGCCGGAGCACCGAGCCTTCCAGAACGAGACTGGAATTGCTGCTCTGCGCCGCGTCCTTACTGCTTACGCCCACCGAAACCCGGGCATTGGATACTGTCAG GCCATGAACATTGTGACTTCAGTGCTGCTGCTCTACTGTCCAGAGGAGGAAGCCTTCTGGCTGTTGGTGGCGCTCTGTGAACGCATGCTGCCTGACTACTACAACACCAGGGTTGTAG GAGCTCTGGTTGACCAGGGTGTCTTCGAGGAGCTCACCCGGGCCTTCCTCCCGCTGCTGTATGAACGTATGAAGGAGCTTGGCGTGATCTCCACCATCAGCCTCTCCTGGTTCCtcactctcttcctctctgtgatgCCGTTCGACAGCGCCGTCTTATTGGTTGACTGCTTCTTCTATGAGGGCATCAAGGTCATCTTCCAG GTGGCACTCGCTGTTCTCGGTGATAACATGAACGCTTTGCTGGGCTGCAGTGATGAGGGCGAGGCCATGACCATCCTGGGACG GTACCTGGATAACGTGGTCAACAAACAGACTGTGGCCCCGCCCATTCCTCACCTGCATGCCCTGCTGACAAGTGGAGATGAACCTCCACCTGAGATCGACGTCTTTGACCTCATCAAGTCCTCCTATGAG AAATACGGCAGCCTGCGCTCTGATGTCATCGAGCAGATGAGGTTCAAGCAGAGGTTAAAGGTCATCCAGTCCCTGGAGGACACTGCTAAGAGGAGCGTG GTCCGGGCTATGATGACGGAGTCTGCTTTTAGTATcgaggagctggaggagctcTACTGTCTCTTTAAG TCCAAACACATGACCAGCTGTTACTGGGGCTCCAGCAGCTCAGCGGCTGACCGTCATGACCCCAGTCTGCCCTACCTGGAGCAGTACCGCATAGACCCCGCCCAGTTCAGTCAGCTGTTTGCGGCGCTGGCACCCTGGGTCTGTGGAGGCCACACCCCCATGCTGTCCGCCCGCCTCTTCAGATTGCTGGACCAGAACGGGGACGGACTGATCAACTTCAAAGAGTTCATCACGGGACTGA GTGGGATGTATCACGGAGACATGACGGAGAAACTGAAGCTTCTTTATAAGCTCCACCTTCCACCAG CTCTGTGTCCGGAGGAGGCTGAGTCTGCCCTCGAAGCCACAAACTTCTTCACTGAGGACAGTCGAG GTGAGGAGGTTAAAGAAGGAGGTGGGGACGGCGAAGAAAGGAAAG CTGGTGAGGAGCGTGCAAAGGACTACAGATACTACCTGAGGATGTGGGCCAAAGAGAAAGAACCAAAGACAGAGACCATCAAAGACCTGCCCAGGATCAACCAG gaGCAGTTCATCGACCTCTGTAAGACACTCTATAACATGTTCAGTGAGGAGCCTGGCGAGCAGCAGCTCTACCACTCCATCGCCACCGTGGCCAGCCTGCTGCTCCGGATCGGAGAGGTTGGGAAGAAATTCAATAATGGCAGCAGGAGAACAGACAACCCTGTACAGGCCCAGCCTCCTGAACCTGCCACTGAGGAAGAGTGTTCAGGTGATTCTCAGGTGTGCCGGGCTCTGGCGGAGGCTCAGCTGGAGCCGGCCGCCCCACCGACGTCTGACGAGGAGGGGAAGGATGACACATCAGTGTCCTCGTACTCGGTGGTCAGCTCCGGCTCGCTTCAGTGTGAGGACATCGCCGACGACACCGTTCTGGTGGGCAGCGGCGAGCAGAGGCGAGGCAGCGTGCTTGACGTGGATTGGTCCATCACTTTCGAACAGGTTCTGGCCTCACTGCTGACAGAGCCGCCACTGGTCGACTATTTTGAGAGGAAGAGGGACATCCAGAGCAAGATGGCCGCCTGTAAGGCCCAGCGTGCCGTGGAGCGTCAGACAAGCTCCACATCCGACCACGAACTTGCCCAGCACTCCGTCTGA